The following are from one region of the Paenibacillus sp. JZ16 genome:
- a CDS encoding 4-hydroxy-3-methylbut-2-enyl diphosphate reductase: protein MEVLKISPRGYCYGVVDAMVLARQAAQNLDLPRPIYILGMIVHNSHVTQSFEDEGIITLDGPNRMEILSQVESGTVIFTAHGVSPEVRKLARDKGLTTLDATCPDVTKTHDLIREKAADGYEIIYIGKKGHPEPEGAIGIAPDHVHLIEKEEEIEQLQVNSPRIIITNQTTMSQWDIKHIMKSLLDKFPGAEIHNEICLATQVRQEAVAEQAGQADLVIVVGDPRSNNSNRLAQVSEEIAGVPAHRIGDVTELKREWLEGVGKVAVTSGASTPTPITKEVIAYLEQYEHDQPETWEIKRTVNMNKLLPPVRVKSKS from the coding sequence ATCGAAGTCTTGAAAATATCACCGAGAGGTTACTGTTACGGTGTCGTTGACGCTATGGTCTTGGCACGTCAGGCGGCCCAGAATCTGGATCTTCCTCGGCCTATTTATATATTGGGCATGATTGTGCATAACAGTCATGTCACGCAATCCTTTGAGGATGAAGGCATCATTACCCTGGACGGTCCGAACCGGATGGAAATCCTGAGCCAGGTGGAGAGCGGCACCGTCATATTTACCGCACACGGGGTCTCTCCCGAAGTACGCAAGCTTGCGCGGGATAAAGGGTTAACCACGCTCGACGCAACATGTCCGGATGTTACGAAAACCCATGATTTGATCCGGGAGAAGGCAGCGGACGGGTATGAGATCATTTATATCGGGAAGAAGGGACATCCCGAGCCGGAAGGCGCGATCGGGATTGCACCGGATCACGTGCATCTGATCGAGAAGGAAGAAGAGATCGAACAGCTTCAGGTCAATTCGCCCCGAATCATCATTACGAACCAGACGACGATGAGTCAATGGGACATCAAGCATATCATGAAGAGTCTTCTCGATAAATTCCCGGGGGCGGAGATTCATAATGAAATCTGCCTTGCAACACAAGTCCGGCAGGAGGCGGTAGCCGAGCAAGCGGGCCAGGCGGATTTGGTCATCGTGGTCGGGGATCCGCGCAGCAATAACTCTAACCGTCTTGCACAGGTATCCGAAGAGATAGCCGGCGTACCGGCTCACCGCATTGGCGATGTGACGGAGCTTAAACGCGAATGGCTTGAAGGCGTAGGCAAAGTGGCTGTGACATCAGGGGCATCAACACCGACTCCGATTACCAAGGAAGTCATCGCCTATTTGGAACAGTATGAACATGATCAGCCGGAAACCTGGGAGATCAAGCGCACGGTGAATATGAATAAATTGCTTCCGCCTGTACGGGTGAAGAGCAAGTCATAA
- a CDS encoding ABC transporter permease — MAQISVEQETVPKRKRDNGFIRFFKQWDIQLMVLPALALIFIFSYIPMYGILMSFQDFNIFKGMGDSPWVGMKHFRMFFESPEFMNVMRNTIVISLLKFLVGFPAPILLALMLNEVRHLFFKRLVQTVSYLPHFLSWVIVSGFVVSLLSTDNGSVNILMEKMNLIKEPINFLSIPEYFWAILVTTGVWKEIGFSSIVYLAAVAGVDPHMYEAADMDGASKFRQIFTITLPSIMPVVIIFMILAIGNLLTAGFEDILLLAKNPVLREVSDVIDTYVYRIGIENSRFSYATAVGLFKAVISVMLLTIANVIARRSGNSLW; from the coding sequence ATGGCGCAAATATCCGTAGAACAGGAAACTGTTCCAAAACGGAAGAGAGACAACGGATTCATTCGCTTTTTTAAACAGTGGGATATTCAGTTAATGGTACTTCCCGCTCTCGCACTCATTTTTATTTTCAGTTATATACCGATGTACGGTATTCTGATGTCGTTTCAGGATTTTAATATCTTCAAAGGCATGGGAGACAGCCCTTGGGTAGGGATGAAGCATTTCCGGATGTTCTTTGAGTCTCCAGAGTTTATGAACGTGATGCGAAACACTATCGTTATCAGCTTACTCAAGTTTTTGGTCGGCTTTCCAGCTCCGATCCTGCTTGCGTTGATGCTGAATGAAGTGCGACATCTGTTCTTCAAGAGATTGGTTCAGACCGTCAGTTATTTACCCCATTTCTTATCCTGGGTTATCGTATCAGGGTTTGTGGTTTCCTTGCTTTCTACCGATAACGGAAGCGTAAACATTCTGATGGAAAAAATGAATTTGATTAAAGAACCGATTAATTTCCTATCCATTCCTGAATACTTCTGGGCGATCCTGGTAACCACAGGGGTTTGGAAAGAAATCGGATTCTCCTCCATCGTTTACTTGGCCGCAGTTGCGGGAGTGGATCCTCATATGTACGAAGCGGCAGATATGGATGGTGCGAGCAAATTCAGACAGATTTTCACGATTACATTACCATCCATCATGCCTGTTGTTATCATATTTATGATTCTTGCAATAGGTAACCTGCTCACTGCAGGTTTTGAGGATATTTTGCTCTTGGCTAAGAACCCTGTCTTAAGAGAGGTATCCGACGTAATTGATACTTATGTATACCGGATCGGTATTGAAAACTCCAGGTTCTCCTATGCAACGGCTGTAGGCTTGTTCAAAGCGGTAATCAGCGTGATGCTTCTGACAATTGCTAACGTGATTGCACGCAGATCAGGTAACAGTCTATGGTAA